The window TCTTCTAAATCAGGCACTAAAGTCTGTTGTAAGCTTTCGTTCTCGCTATCATCATCGCCCATTACCATTACGGAATAGGAAATAAGGAATATGAAAATAACAGCCAATACTGCTGCAAATACTATTTTGTTCTTTTCTACTTTCATAATCGTGGTTTTTAAATGCCGATTATCGGCTCAACTATCATCATTTAATTTTTTTAAGGTGTTTTCGAAGTAATTCGTAATTAAAAGTCCGTGGGGATTGTTGGGAAAGTTTCGGTCCACCATAATCAGGTTTCCGGTGGAAACCAGTTCGTAGGTATCGATGATTGAGCCTCTATTTATTTCAAAAATGGTCGTGGTAGTGAAACTGTACGTGCCATTGCTTTCTGAAATTTTTGAATCAATACTCAATACTTTTTGAACGAGCGAATATTGTAGTAACCGATTATAGACACCATCCGCTTTTTTCTGACGGTACAGATTGTCCACGGAACTATTACCCAACCAAAGCGCCTTTTCCAAATTCCGTTCATAATTGCTGGCATCGATATTATAGAAGTAATTGTGGAACAGATCTAAATGTGCCAAAGCTTCTACCCTGAAATTCTCTTTTTGGGTAACGAGCTTCAGCGGAATAATACTGCCATCGGTATTAATCGCAAATGCACTATTGAGTGCCTTTTGATTGGTGTTGAATACCATCCAAACTGAAAAGGTGCTGGACAATAAGGCACATAAAACGACTGCCAAAACGATAAACCGATTTAATTTTAGGACGTTATAAATATTCTTGTAAGGTGTTTTCATAATTTTATTTTTAATCTGCCTTAAGCAGTAAACAGTCTGAGCGTAAAGGACGTGGCACGTCTGTACAATTTGAATTTTAGGAAGACGATAAAGCCAACAGAACCCAATTGAACGACAGGTGCGAAGAATCCACTTCCAACATCGGTACCGAATAAATTGGTCCAAAAGTTCGTATTGATTTCAGTATAAAGGGCATTGATAAACACATTGACCAGAAAGAAGGCTGGTACGAGCATATAAACGGCAGCGTACAATTTAAAGAAGGTATAGGCGAGCGAACGGAATTTTTCAAATACTGCCAAACTAATGACCAACGGGAAGAACGCTTGCATTATTCCCAAAAGGAAAAAACGCTCTGCCAAGAATAACGGATAGATGAACAAATCCAATATCCAGAGAAAAAGGCTAATGATAAATGCAAATATTTTGAATCCGTAAAGTGGTGTTACTAAAGCTTCATATAAGAGCGTCATAGCTGCTTGCGCAACTTCAATGATGCTAACGTCTTCTTCAATGGGAATGTCCTGCATTTGCAATGGAAGTAATGCAGGTGCGGTGCCCCTATATTGTCCCTCGATGGCTACCAATATCCCATCAAAGAATCCCAACACCTGCGTTGAAAATATGACCAAAAGGACAATGGCAAAATTCTTTGCCAGTTCACCCGGACTCAATCCCCAAGTGTAACCATCTTTGGCCGCAATCCCTTCATTGTACTTTTTAAGGATATTGACCAAGAAAAACAGGACAGCGAGCGTTTTCATTCCTGCAATGGTGTATTGCGAAAAGTCGCTGGCTTGTATGGTCTGGAACACCGTATCGATGTATTCCAATCCTATCCCTAAAATGATGGTCGCGGTCATCCTTAATATTCTGTTTCGCGGTTATTGACTTTATCTTGCATCTTTCTGAAAGAAATAATATCACGATAGCGTTTCGTTTTCGTAGTGATGTTGGACACCATTTGTTTGGATTCCAGTTCCTTTGCCTTTAGGATTTCGGCACGTTCGGCATCACTCATTTTTAGGTAATCGCTTGAGAGGACTTCGTCTATAAAGTCCACTGTGTCCAATGAATTTTGGACAATGGTTTCAAATGAGGCCACAACCCTATCAATTTCCTCGGGTTTGATATAGGGCGAGTTGAGAATATACTGAAGGTCATTCTGCATTACATTGATAAGGCGTTGATTGTTCTGTGCGATTTCCTCAACCGCTCTAAGCTGTTGGACAACGCTCGATACTTTTTCGATGGCTTCTTTGGCATCCTTCAAGAATTTGACGGACTTAATCATTTCTGCCGTCTGTTTACCGGATTCCAATAGCTGTTTTACCAAACTGATAAAGTTGGTGTTGTCATAAACTGGCATTCCTTGAGCGGAAGCATCTTTCGGCATTAAAAGGGAAATCGCTAAGATTAGCCCGAATAACATTGTTTTGATTTTTGTCTTCATAATATTATATTTTAGATGTGAATTGAATGATTGCTTTTTGCATATCCTGATGCTCGTTGTAGAGCTTTATTATTTCCTCATTTTCCTTACCGTCTGTGAGGTAAGCGGCATATACTTCCTTCGGAACTTCGAGACGGAAAATGTTGCTTTCCCTACCTATTTTGATGAACATCTCGGTGTACTTCCGTGGTCCGGAAAGGTTATTCTTAATAGATTTTAACTGGTTCAGGTCGTGGCTGGACAGATTGAGTCTTTTGACCAATTCGTCATAGCCTTTTTCGTTGTTGAGGCTATAAATGACTTGGGTGTTTTCCAGAATACTTGCGGAAGTTGAATTATTCGGTAGTTGATTTATAGATTGCAGGATAATCCCAATCGCACCGTTCTGTTTTCGGATGGCTTGATAGTAGAACTCGACACTTTCCAAAACGTTTTCAAACTTCAACTGTTTTGCAAACTCATCGAAAAGGATGATGCCTTTTTCAGCTCGGTTCTTCCAAATCGTTCTTTGGATAGCTGACTTAATCAGCTTCAACATTACGGACAGAATTTCCTTGTTGTCCTTCACTTCGTCCAATTCAAAAACAATCAATCGTTTGTCCTCGATTTTATAGGTTTGGTCTTCGCTCACCTCAAACAGAAAGCTATATAGACCATCGCCGACATATTCGGACATTACGTGCAAGAAGCTCGTAACATTGAAATAGTCGGGATGGATTTTAAGGGTGCTCAGAAGGTCTTTCTGATTCCTTTCTATAAAGCTGTAAAAGCCATCCAAAGAGTGGTTTTCTGAAGTGCTGTCATAATAATGGCGCAGTATCTTTTTAACGGAAACCGATTGTGCTTTGGTAACTTTCAAGTCCGATGCGAACAGCTCAAATAGGAAAACTGACAGGTCTTCCAAACGTTCGGGTGTGAGGTCATTTGCATTGCTGATATAAAATGGATTGATACCAAGATTTTTTCCGCTTTCATAGCGCAGCACCTTATATTTTTCAGGATAGAGTTTGGCAAACTTGGTGTAGGACCCGCCCAAGTCGATAATGACCAAGCGAACGCCACTTTCAAAATATTGGCGCAGAATGTTATTGGCCAAAAAGGATTTGCCTTCACCTGTTGGTGCAAAAATGGCAAAGTTCCGTGCTTTGATGCGTTTCTTGCGCTCGTCCCAGACATCCTTTAGAACGGGAATGTTGTGTTCGCGGTCATTAAAGATGATTCCGGTTGCATCGGACTTGTAATTGGTGTTATTGATGAATAGGCAAAGTGCGTGCTTTAAATCCGTTACATATAAATCGTTATTCGAGAAATTAGAAGAAAAACAGCAGTAGCTATTTAGGATATAGTTTTTTCGTTCCTCACCTCGTGGATAGTATGGGATAATGTCGAGTTCCTTAAATTCTGTCTTTATCTTTGATGTTATTTTATCGAGTTCTTTGGCATCTTTAGACCAATACACAATGTTTAAATGCCCACGAATTATTCTGGCATTATCATCGGCATTGATTTGATCCAGGATGTGCTGAATCTTTCCAAGCACTACTTTGTTCTGCGAACCGAAATTTGAACTTTTGTTCAGTTCTTCAATTTTCTTATCCAGCAATTTGCGCCACTTTTGTTTGTCGTCGAGATAGAGAATCTGATTAACAATATGATTTTCATTAAGCGTAAGCCCAAAACCATCAATAAACCCTTGATGAAACACAAAATCGTCAGAAGTGAATTTCTCATTGGTCTTGCTACTCTGTACACTTTCGCCAAAGCACAGTTCGCTATTGATGGCCAGGGCATCAAAATGGTTTTCGCCAATATTGACGCTTTTCTTTTCTAATATGATGTCCGTGTCAAAACCTTCGTTGAAACCATTGAAATAGCCATTTGTAAGCTTTTGAATCTCTTCCGCTTTAAGCGAAACAAATTCCATCTTTCGGCTATTGTTGATGAAGGAAACAGAGTCACTAACTGAATTCACAAAGCTCTTAACGTTGTCATCCAGTTCTTGCACGATTCCCTTTGAAACCTTCCGGAACGGGTTGACATATTTTGAATTATTAAGTGCCTTGTTCTTGGTCAGTATGAAGAAGAGATAGCATTTATGTTCTATATGTCCACGTCCTTTAAAATGCTCGTGGGTTGCTTTTTCTAGAAAAGTTGTCTTAGGAAGCTGTTCTGAAGTATAGGATTTCTTGAGGTAGATATCCTGTTTGTGAACCACCGTTCCCACAGGCAATGATTTCAGTG of the Nonlabens marinus S1-08 genome contains:
- a CDS encoding conjugal transfer protein TraK, with translation MKTPYKNIYNVLKLNRFIVLAVVLCALLSSTFSVWMVFNTNQKALNSAFAINTDGSIIPLKLVTQKENFRVEALAHLDLFHNYFYNIDASNYERNLEKALWLGNSSVDNLYRQKKADGVYNRLLQYSLVQKVLSIDSKISESNGTYSFTTTTIFEINRGSIIDTYELVSTGNLIMVDRNFPNNPHGLLITNYFENTLKKLNDDS
- a CDS encoding conjugal transfer protein, which encodes MLFGLILAISLLMPKDASAQGMPVYDNTNFISLVKQLLESGKQTAEMIKSVKFLKDAKEAIEKVSSVVQQLRAVEEIAQNNQRLINVMQNDLQYILNSPYIKPEEIDRVVASFETIVQNSLDTVDFIDEVLSSDYLKMSDAERAEILKAKELESKQMVSNITTKTKRYRDIISFRKMQDKVNNRETEY
- a CDS encoding TraG family conjugative transposon ATPase, which codes for MNKINLSKYQPIVDIQDNIVFANNGNVVLCYEGNLPEIYSLSEKDFEDMHGAWFQALKSLPVGTVVHKQDIYLKKSYTSEQLPKTTFLEKATHEHFKGRGHIEHKCYLFFILTKNKALNNSKYVNPFRKVSKGIVQELDDNVKSFVNSVSDSVSFINNSRKMEFVSLKAEEIQKLTNGYFNGFNEGFDTDIILEKKSVNIGENHFDALAINSELCFGESVQSSKTNEKFTSDDFVFHQGFIDGFGLTLNENHIVNQILYLDDKQKWRKLLDKKIEELNKSSNFGSQNKVVLGKIQHILDQINADDNARIIRGHLNIVYWSKDAKELDKITSKIKTEFKELDIIPYYPRGEERKNYILNSYCCFSSNFSNNDLYVTDLKHALCLFINNTNYKSDATGIIFNDREHNIPVLKDVWDERKKRIKARNFAIFAPTGEGKSFLANNILRQYFESGVRLVIIDLGGSYTKFAKLYPEKYKVLRYESGKNLGINPFYISNANDLTPERLEDLSVFLFELFASDLKVTKAQSVSVKKILRHYYDSTSENHSLDGFYSFIERNQKDLLSTLKIHPDYFNVTSFLHVMSEYVGDGLYSFLFEVSEDQTYKIEDKRLIVFELDEVKDNKEILSVMLKLIKSAIQRTIWKNRAEKGIILFDEFAKQLKFENVLESVEFYYQAIRKQNGAIGIILQSINQLPNNSTSASILENTQVIYSLNNEKGYDELVKRLNLSSHDLNQLKSIKNNLSGPRKYTEMFIKIGRESNIFRLEVPKEVYAAYLTDGKENEEIIKLYNEHQDMQKAIIQFTSKI